DNA from Helicobacter pylori:
TGGTTATTTATTGCAAAAAATTTTTAATATTTTATATCCAAATTCATATAAAACTACTTATGTCTATGCTCCCAGAATTTTAAAAAAAGCGGTATTTTTAGAAGTCGTAGAGGGCGAGAGTTTGGAGATTTTGCGTATTTTAGAAGGCGAAGAAGAAGTTAAAAAGAAGCAAATCACCACCAACCAACAGGCGTATGTATATCTCTATAGCAATTTTGAACATTGCCGCCATTTAGCGTTAAAATGTTTAAATAATTACAGAGAATACTTGTTTTCATCAAATTTAGAAGGAAATATCGCTATTGTAGATACGATTACTTTAGGGTATTCTTCGCAAGGGTTAATCCAAAAAGCTTTAAACAAAGAAGTTTTTGGGTGCTATGTGGATCTCCTAAGAATTTTAAATTATGATTGCGTGAGTTTCTTACCTTTTTCACACCCTAAACCCGTTTATTTTCATAATTGGGATTTTATGGAGTTTTTGCTAACAAGCCCTGAATACCCTATTTTAAATGTAGAAAATGGCGTTCCAATCTATCAAAAAGACGTTTCATCTTGTGAAAAACACCGCTCTAAAGCTTATGAAAAAATAGTAGAAGGGGCTGTTGGATATGCTTCATATTTTAAAGAAAGTCAAATTTCTTTAGACATTCATGATGTGATAGAATGGGTGAATTTCTTCATTGACAATCCTAGTATTCAAGATCAAGAGCAATTCAAACAAATTTATTTTCTTCCAGACGCGACGCATAAAAACGCTCTGCCCTTGTTTTGTAATGATGTTTCTTTGCTGTCTTGCATTTTAAAACCTTCACAAAGTTATGGCGTATTAAAAAGAAGTCTTAGGACAAACAAGCAAGAGAGGTTGTTTAAAATATTGTCTCTAATTAAAAAAATCTATGGGAAGTTAAAAAAGAAATGATAAAATTGGCTCTGTTTTTAATCAAATATGGGTAACTAGAGCTTTCTTTCTTAAACTCCCTTAAATAACTCTCTCTCAAAAGTTATCCACTAGATAATTTTTTTATTTATTAAATAGTTTGTTTTTGAGTATAATCC
Protein-coding regions in this window:
- a CDS encoding HAD-IA family hydrolase; this translates as MRKFLDGAKSEILKYDVISFDIFDTLLLRPFIKPTDLFWYIETKYNIKGFHQARILAEMQSRKLSKEQDITLDEIYYQIPKEFHSYKEVEIATEKEVLIPNLEMLELYRFAKENNKRVIIVSDMYLPLEVLEDILISKGFDGYTNFYLSNHIMLTKHSKDLFKHVLKQENITHTQMLHIGDNSWADDAMPKSLGIATLFRKSVLKQLEEVFPKYKTFTPTSVAQSFILGSLCVFYKNYIQKHEKFDYWFLLGAMQAGIAAVAYCQFIYKEIHKRNIDTLVFVARDGYLLQKIFNILYPNSYKTTYVYAPRILKKAVFLEVVEGESLEILRILEGEEEVKKKQITTNQQAYVYLYSNFEHCRHLALKCLNNYREYLFSSNLEGNIAIVDTITLGYSSQGLIQKALNKEVFGCYVDLLRILNYDCVSFLPFSHPKPVYFHNWDFMEFLLTSPEYPILNVENGVPIYQKDVSSCEKHRSKAYEKIVEGAVGYASYFKESQISLDIHDVIEWVNFFIDNPSIQDQEQFKQIYFLPDATHKNALPLFCNDVSLLSCILKPSQSYGVLKRSLRTNKQERLFKILSLIKKIYGKLKKK